Proteins from one Actinobacillus delphinicola genomic window:
- a CDS encoding TIGR03747 family integrating conjugative element membrane protein gives MAEESIERTQKKPKGAFHIPCDILKTLLVSLVLSIIVEWLCIAFIWPEQGYMHSKKIMMEEFQFFSQDFQQSILYANPVILGKWVLNQTYYWLFQFTGIEQWLQNPGSNEFMHTIAYYLNSYIQSALYVTMTFIIRVLIILFTSPFFLLAGLIGLVEGLVQRDLRRFGIGRESAFKYHHAKKWVMPSMLVAWVIYLSVPFSVHPNIILIPAGLLFGLTIAFTVTNFKKYL, from the coding sequence ATGGCAGAAGAAAGCATAGAACGTACACAGAAAAAACCGAAAGGCGCATTCCATATTCCTTGCGATATCCTTAAAACCTTATTGGTATCATTAGTATTAAGCATAATTGTTGAGTGGCTTTGTATAGCGTTTATTTGGCCTGAACAAGGTTACATGCATAGTAAAAAAATCATGATGGAAGAGTTTCAATTTTTTTCTCAAGATTTCCAGCAAAGTATTTTATATGCCAATCCAGTTATATTGGGGAAATGGGTATTGAACCAAACGTATTATTGGTTATTTCAATTCACAGGTATAGAACAGTGGCTACAAAATCCAGGAAGTAATGAGTTTATGCATACTATTGCATATTACTTAAATAGTTATATTCAATCAGCGTTATATGTTACGATGACGTTCATTATCCGTGTATTGATTATTTTATTTACCTCACCTTTTTTCCTATTAGCAGGGCTAATAGGATTGGTTGAGGGATTAGTGCAGCGGGATTTACGCCGATTTGGGATTGGGCGTGAATCGGCTTTTAAATATCATCATGCCAAAAAGTGGGTTATGCCATCAATGCTTGTAGCGTGGGTGATTTATTTAAGTGTGCCTTTTAGCGTTCATCCAAATATCATTT